From the Chryseobacterium sp. G0201 genome, the window AAGAGAAGTAGATAAAGATATTCCTATCGTTTTAGACTCAGGTTTCTTTGCTACACCTTGGGCTTTTAAGATTTTAGACGCTATTAAAGATGAAAATGGCAATAATGATCCCAATATCCTTTATTCATTTCATTCATATGAACCGTATAATTATGCCAGTCGTCCTAATTGTAATAAAATCGATGGTACAAAAACCGGAGAAACATCTAAAGCCGGTACTGCTGAAAAATGTAAATATAATTATCCCGGAATGATCCCTACAGGAGAGTTAGCAGATGCTAAAAGTATCGAGTGGAATAAAGAAACAATGATAAAGTTTTTAAAGCCTGTTAATGATTTTCAAAAAAGGAATAATATCCCTTCCAATCGTATTCTAGTTGGTGAATTTGGAGTTTATAGAACTAATCCTGATGCTGGAAAATACCTAAATGATATGATAGAAATCTTTGATCAAAATAAATGGCATTGGGCTTTTTATAGCTTCAGAGAAGATAATTGGGATCGTATGGATTACGAGTTAGGCACCAAAAAAGTACATTGGACTTACTGGGATACAATTAAGGAAGGTAAATTTCCCATCAAACTTTATGAAGAAAATAAAAACAATCCTCTTTGGAAAGTAATTAGTAATAGCTTAAAAAAACAAAATTAGTCTAAGATTTTCTGTAGAGTAGGTTATTTTAATAATTAAACTAAAAAAACCTCAAATTGCTTTGAGGTTTATATTTTAAAGAATAGATATCAAATCTATTAAAATTATTTTGCTGGTTTTTTAGGACTCATCATCATAATCATTCTCTTTCCTTCAAGTTTAGGTAGCTGGTCTACTTTTCCAACGTGCTCTAGTTCCTGAGCTAGTTTTAAAAGTAAAATCTCTCCCTGATCTTTAAAGATAATCGAACGTCCTTTAA encodes:
- a CDS encoding glycoside hydrolase family 5 protein, whose protein sequence is MLKIIIFFSLVFSSKLFAQPVQYNKPIDFWENQKKGTNFFNEVEKQERFRSAKELNISFARLAPNKWRIGNPKNKLGNFLIGDQDNPAKSPNEADIKYLKSILDIAYKEGVPVILTMLSLPHSRWSQHGKGEKEERQIWEDFKAQDDAIIFWKELARELKDHKGIVALNIRNEPSPERAKGIPFKDWYTENYEQWNEKIKGTPQDLNLFYKKVVSAIREVDKDIPIVLDSGFFATPWAFKILDAIKDENGNNDPNILYSFHSYEPYNYASRPNCNKIDGTKTGETSKAGTAEKCKYNYPGMIPTGELADAKSIEWNKETMIKFLKPVNDFQKRNNIPSNRILVGEFGVYRTNPDAGKYLNDMIEIFDQNKWHWAFYSFREDNWDRMDYELGTKKVHWTYWDTIKEGKFPIKLYEENKNNPLWKVISNSLKKQN